A single region of the Fimbriimonadaceae bacterium genome encodes:
- a CDS encoding YvcK family protein, translated as MINRYRWQRLRARAKGMRTAFLILALGGLCFVVGSALSFKLIILPVLESVERLANESLSTAVSSQNMEEARHFVGGILLFLGFYLIYLGLRGVIIQFVETVTGQKGEVMDVYKRRRDLSQGPRIVAIGGGTGLSTLLRGLKKHSSNITAIVTVTDDGGSSGRLTREKGMIPPGDIRNCLVALADAEKAMTDLFQHRFKSDSGTLSGHSIGNLLIAALVDQSQGDFEKAVEKASDVLLIRGRVVPSTLSHVRLRALMEDGTELCGETKIAATGKRIRRIYLDPEDVVAHPGAVEAIRAADLICIGPGSVYTSIIPNLLVPGIAEALMESHAPKAYICNVMTQPGESDAFTAAEHVTVIRANTDHKVFDYVLVNMALPSSHLVEKYRESGQFVVEADMDRIRAMGYKAIGGDFMSETDFVRHDPMRVAERLMSLLTR; from the coding sequence ATGATTAACCGGTACCGCTGGCAAAGACTCCGAGCCCGCGCGAAGGGGATGCGAACGGCATTCCTGATCCTCGCGCTGGGCGGTCTGTGCTTTGTGGTTGGCTCCGCGCTGAGCTTTAAGCTCATCATCCTGCCCGTCCTCGAATCCGTGGAGCGGCTGGCCAACGAATCTCTTTCTACAGCCGTAAGCTCTCAGAACATGGAGGAGGCTCGGCACTTCGTCGGCGGCATTCTTCTTTTCCTTGGGTTCTATCTCATCTACCTTGGCTTGCGCGGCGTGATCATCCAGTTCGTCGAGACGGTGACTGGGCAAAAGGGCGAGGTCATGGACGTCTACAAGCGACGACGCGATCTTTCACAAGGACCCCGGATTGTGGCAATCGGGGGCGGCACCGGTCTGAGCACGCTCTTGCGCGGTTTAAAGAAGCACTCTTCAAACATCACGGCCATTGTCACGGTGACCGACGATGGCGGCAGCAGCGGACGTCTTACCCGAGAAAAGGGCATGATCCCCCCTGGTGATATCCGCAACTGCTTGGTGGCCTTGGCGGATGCAGAAAAGGCGATGACCGACCTTTTTCAGCATCGCTTTAAGAGCGATAGCGGAACGCTCAGCGGGCACAGCATCGGGAATCTGCTCATCGCCGCGCTCGTCGACCAGTCGCAAGGGGACTTCGAAAAGGCGGTTGAGAAAGCAAGCGACGTTTTGCTCATTCGCGGACGAGTCGTCCCTTCGACCCTCTCACATGTACGACTTCGTGCGCTCATGGAGGACGGCACTGAGCTCTGCGGAGAGACGAAGATCGCGGCGACCGGGAAGCGGATTCGACGCATCTATCTGGACCCCGAAGACGTCGTGGCCCACCCCGGCGCGGTGGAAGCGATCCGTGCGGCAGATTTGATCTGTATCGGCCCGGGAAGTGTCTACACCAGTATCATCCCAAACCTTCTCGTCCCCGGGATTGCGGAGGCGCTGATGGAATCTCACGCCCCAAAAGCCTATATCTGCAACGTCATGACCCAGCCCGGCGAGAGCGACGCCTTTACCGCAGCGGAGCACGTCACGGTTATCCGCGCCAATACCGATCACAAAGTGTTCGACTATGTTCTGGTCAACATGGCTTTGCCAAGCTCTCACCTCGTTGAGAAGTACCGAGAATCGGGTCAGTTCGTCGTGGAGGCGGATATGGACCGGATTCGTGCGATGGGATATAAAGCGATCGGCGGAGACTTTATGAGTGAGACGGACTTTGTCCGTCACGACCCGATGCGGGTTGCAGAGCGGCTGATGAGCCTGCTGACGCGGTAG
- a CDS encoding phage holin family protein: MSNLLLKWVLTAVGVVVAAWLTSLVGLTLKADIQTWGHAAQLLVGVAILGLLNATLGRILKLLTVPLNCLTLGLFSLVINGLILWITSRLDMGFTITGTPWQQFLSAVFGSIVISAVSGILRGLLKENKDKDD, translated from the coding sequence ATGTCCAACCTTCTTCTTAAATGGGTTCTCACTGCGGTGGGAGTTGTGGTTGCCGCGTGGCTCACGAGCTTGGTCGGCCTGACACTTAAAGCCGACATCCAAACTTGGGGGCACGCCGCCCAACTTTTGGTGGGTGTGGCTATCCTAGGGCTCCTCAATGCAACGCTTGGCAGGATTCTCAAGCTACTCACGGTACCATTGAACTGTCTCACTCTGGGGTTATTCTCGCTGGTTATCAATGGGCTGATCTTGTGGATCACTTCACGGCTCGACATGGGCTTCACGATTACGGGAACGCCTTGGCAACAGTTCTTGTCAGCCGTCTTCGGAAGTATTGTGATTTCAGCGGTGAGCGGCATCCTGCGCGGCCTGCTGAAAGAGAACAAAGATAAAGATGATTAA
- the aroF gene encoding 3-deoxy-7-phosphoheptulonate synthase, with protein sequence MIVVMRPGSNREEIDLVTWRLAEIGYVVNPIFGEEKTILAAVGGKEHAKVDLIDQLKALDCVEDVLFITKPYKLVSKEYKPTRSVVDVNGVGVGGDEVVIMAGPCTVESEDQVMETAAAVSAAGAKILRGGAYKPSTSPYSYQGMGVPGLEILRAAADRYGLKVVTEVMDVRKIDMIAEYADLLQIGTRNMQNYDLLRELGQARIPVLLKRGMSAKIEEWLLAAEYIASNGNENIILCERGIRTFEPSMRNTLDLAAVPTVKSLSHLPIIVDPSQGTGKRDLIGPMSLAAIACGADGLIIEVHPNPDHAIKDGSQSVTIGAFEKMMPDFARLAEAVGRSVQAPVPSQR encoded by the coding sequence ATGATTGTGGTGATGCGCCCGGGGAGTAACCGGGAGGAGATCGATCTTGTTACTTGGCGGCTTGCCGAAATCGGCTATGTCGTAAATCCCATCTTTGGCGAAGAGAAGACGATCCTTGCCGCAGTTGGCGGGAAAGAGCACGCGAAGGTAGACCTCATCGACCAGCTCAAGGCGCTCGACTGTGTCGAAGATGTCTTGTTCATCACCAAGCCTTACAAGCTTGTCTCCAAGGAGTACAAACCGACGCGTTCGGTGGTCGATGTGAACGGCGTTGGCGTTGGTGGCGATGAAGTCGTCATCATGGCTGGCCCATGCACCGTTGAATCGGAAGATCAGGTGATGGAGACGGCGGCAGCGGTGAGCGCAGCCGGAGCCAAAATCTTGCGCGGGGGAGCCTACAAGCCCTCGACTTCGCCCTACAGCTATCAAGGCATGGGAGTGCCGGGGCTTGAGATTCTACGGGCCGCGGCAGATCGTTACGGACTCAAAGTCGTTACCGAGGTCATGGACGTTCGCAAGATCGACATGATCGCCGAGTACGCTGACCTGCTCCAAATCGGCACTCGAAATATGCAGAACTACGATCTGCTACGCGAGCTCGGGCAAGCACGAATTCCAGTTCTGCTCAAGCGCGGCATGAGCGCGAAGATCGAAGAGTGGCTGCTTGCCGCCGAGTACATCGCAAGCAACGGAAACGAAAACATCATCCTTTGCGAGCGTGGCATCCGCACCTTCGAGCCTTCGATGCGCAACACGCTGGACCTGGCGGCGGTGCCGACCGTGAAATCACTCAGCCACTTGCCGATCATTGTCGATCCCTCGCAGGGCACCGGAAAGCGCGATCTGATCGGGCCGATGAGTCTTGCCGCCATCGCATGTGGGGCAGATGGCTTGATTATCGAGGTGCATCCGAACCCGGATCACGCGATCAAGGACGGGTCGCAGAGCGTGACAATTGGGGCATTTGAAAAGATGATGCCGGACTTTGCACGCTTGGCTGAAGCGGTCGGTCGGAGCGTGCAGGCGCCTGTGCCGAGTCAGCGGTGA
- a CDS encoding ankyrin repeat domain-containing protein translates to MIGKVGYGLRRTLSITFVTLSLLGAIVWAVRLPASNELFAAVKSQSAQRVRQLLSTGADPNVKDSNGMTVLNLACKMGSSDIVMALLDAGADPTSESDELSPYAWAALSGSVEAITALSSYAEVAKVDTATEPALCYASSPEVARALVRAGASAVGVSKRFGMSGLQRALVEQKYKAATTMMTEDHRLNKQSLMRSPILHLLSRSIPAEPHPEQWVDIDAFVRAALGKGVTIGHCDEGGKLAFDYLRSDVQRAHFSQLLGLDLFDSAEPTRVRPSISATVRESDR, encoded by the coding sequence ATGATCGGCAAAGTCGGCTACGGATTGAGAAGAACGCTCTCAATCACTTTCGTCACCTTATCGCTGCTTGGAGCCATTGTTTGGGCTGTGCGGCTTCCCGCGTCGAACGAGCTTTTTGCGGCGGTTAAATCACAGTCGGCCCAGCGCGTCCGACAGCTTCTTTCAACTGGAGCGGATCCCAACGTCAAAGACAGCAACGGGATGACCGTATTAAATCTCGCATGCAAGATGGGAAGTTCGGATATCGTCATGGCCCTTCTTGACGCTGGGGCAGACCCAACTTCTGAGAGCGATGAACTCTCACCGTACGCATGGGCAGCGCTGTCGGGAAGCGTCGAGGCGATCACGGCACTATCAAGCTACGCCGAGGTTGCCAAAGTGGATACGGCTACCGAACCCGCGCTGTGCTATGCGTCTTCCCCCGAAGTTGCGCGTGCGCTCGTGCGCGCAGGAGCCTCGGCGGTTGGAGTGTCCAAACGTTTCGGGATGTCTGGGCTTCAGCGAGCCCTCGTTGAGCAGAAGTATAAGGCGGCGACAACGATGATGACGGAGGATCACAGACTCAACAAGCAGAGCTTGATGCGCAGTCCCATTTTGCATCTGCTCTCACGCAGTATCCCGGCGGAGCCTCATCCGGAGCAGTGGGTCGATATCGACGCTTTTGTGAGAGCTGCACTTGGCAAGGGCGTGACGATTGGGCATTGCGACGAGGGAGGGAAGCTGGCATTCGATTACCTGCGAAGTGATGTTCAACGGGCACACTTTAGCCAACTCCTCGGGCTCGACCTGTTTGACTCTGCAGAGCCAACGAGAGTGCGACCGTCCATCTCTGCAACAGTGCGAGAAAGCGACAGATAG
- a CDS encoding adenylate/guanylate cyclase domain-containing protein: protein MSARITMEVSIDAAQALAKRLSERPELVRSNPQELALEFNLPTDFVEQVISQVSAQKRRADPDDDKDAARPVYDLVQSARALFRRLTADPLKFIWITALVAILGHAVLNYFIGTNAGSGSEGSLQLTGGLVFVAFATPTFALHMLCYLRHGMARYALLGGVVCWVISAVVTMVSTYLNSPANGQKGVMMIVIPIVMLFLCMLYVGAGLAFSVLGGAWRVKKEEKSQRNLTRQELLARLFYLQEELQKASEKTFEVRTWSYDRWATMFREHWLLWSIGIGIISGSIQVLLQSLMMGGLPSPNTSPTPLVLLGTFAVLIFSIIAAAIPAFLSRAFWQALLATTALLAFSTLMALLPVPGYGYSGLMKQLETADFYLGTAFLYLIAFIAFGGSKIESRASLERRFHRRDPATLLAEIVRIQSVLAPRTTTVCVMFVDVAKSSEMKSAVDPLVVEWTFREYQAFVLKVCERYGGQVQYTAGDGTVISFRDVRSAFTAGQTLQAEISTFNSTKSRLHSPFRIRVGIHCGDVVASIEDVEFTNVIDVAAHAQNTAPVGGIAVTEPVAAQLDPDVLIPLKGLIDGYQTYIALDPTGQG, encoded by the coding sequence ATGTCGGCACGCATAACTATGGAAGTATCCATCGATGCTGCACAGGCGCTCGCTAAACGACTGAGCGAGCGGCCCGAACTTGTCCGTTCGAACCCCCAAGAACTCGCACTTGAGTTTAACTTGCCGACCGATTTTGTCGAACAAGTCATTAGCCAGGTCTCTGCCCAGAAAAGACGGGCTGATCCGGACGACGATAAGGATGCCGCACGTCCCGTTTATGACCTGGTTCAGTCGGCTCGTGCCTTGTTTCGCCGGCTCACCGCCGACCCCCTAAAGTTCATCTGGATCACGGCCTTGGTGGCGATTCTCGGACATGCCGTACTGAACTACTTCATTGGCACTAACGCAGGAAGCGGTTCCGAGGGCTCTTTGCAGCTCACAGGCGGGCTTGTCTTTGTTGCCTTTGCGACACCAACCTTTGCCCTTCATATGCTCTGCTATCTGAGGCATGGAATGGCGCGCTATGCCCTTTTGGGCGGGGTCGTCTGCTGGGTGATTTCGGCAGTCGTCACGATGGTGAGCACCTATCTGAACTCCCCGGCGAATGGTCAAAAGGGCGTGATGATGATTGTAATCCCAATCGTCATGCTGTTCCTTTGCATGCTCTATGTGGGAGCGGGACTTGCCTTCTCGGTTCTTGGTGGCGCATGGCGAGTTAAGAAAGAGGAGAAGAGTCAGCGGAATCTCACTCGGCAAGAGTTGCTTGCTCGCCTCTTCTACCTTCAGGAAGAGTTGCAAAAGGCTTCCGAAAAGACGTTTGAGGTCAGAACTTGGAGTTATGATCGCTGGGCGACGATGTTCCGCGAACATTGGCTTTTATGGAGTATTGGGATTGGCATAATCAGCGGCAGTATTCAGGTGCTGCTTCAGAGTTTGATGATGGGAGGACTCCCGTCCCCCAATACAAGTCCAACTCCCCTTGTCCTACTCGGCACGTTTGCCGTCCTGATCTTCTCAATCATTGCCGCCGCAATTCCCGCTTTTCTCTCACGTGCCTTTTGGCAGGCCCTGCTAGCCACGACGGCTCTGCTGGCGTTTAGTACGCTCATGGCGTTGCTGCCCGTCCCTGGCTATGGATATAGCGGCCTCATGAAGCAATTGGAAACAGCGGACTTTTACTTGGGCACGGCGTTTTTATATCTGATCGCGTTTATCGCCTTTGGCGGATCTAAGATTGAATCCCGGGCCTCGCTTGAGCGGCGGTTTCACCGTCGTGACCCAGCGACGCTCCTCGCTGAGATCGTTCGCATTCAGAGTGTTCTCGCACCACGCACGACCACCGTATGTGTGATGTTCGTCGACGTTGCCAAAAGCTCAGAGATGAAGTCGGCTGTGGACCCGCTCGTGGTGGAATGGACGTTTAGGGAGTATCAAGCCTTCGTCTTGAAAGTTTGCGAACGGTACGGCGGCCAGGTGCAATACACTGCAGGAGACGGAACCGTCATCTCCTTCCGGGATGTGCGCTCGGCATTTACGGCAGGACAAACGCTCCAAGCTGAGATTTCGACCTTTAACAGCACCAAAAGCCGCCTTCACTCTCCGTTCCGAATTCGGGTCGGCATTCACTGTGGGGATGTTGTGGCAAGCATTGAAGACGTCGAGTTTACGAACGTTATTGACGTGGCTGCCCACGCTCAGAACACTGCTCCCGTGGGCGGTATCGCCGTCACCGAACCGGTTGCTGCCCAGCTTGATCCTGACGTCTTAATCCCACTGAAGGGGCTGATCGACGGCTATCAAACCTACATTGCGCTCGATCCCACAGGACAAGGATGA
- a CDS encoding MFS transporter, which translates to MAVPEAVEKRKPLLRRPAVARLLLIALLAEIGYAVLNLSTMPVYLQFDRGYSASVIGVVLVAFVLTEALFKSPMGALADKISRKRLVVIGPALTVFTALATLIVPHDVGAWETIALVTLRAFDGIGAAMLWPAAFALMGDTVEDDERQQGMSLLNLCYLGGVAFAFPVGGFMNDVIGPHLSTFTGERSASLWLAAILFAAVAVTAYFFLPSDTKRRNEAKAAGEHQEASFKDLLLSMRDIPQYLALAVVTFMGVGFPMSIVKLFAEEQFGMSESSFGLMVLPAVAAMALFSVPMSKLGERIGRARAVHVGLFLCMAGTTVIALGAFLPFMRSAWVIAIGGMPVGIGFLLTIPAWYASVSDLDPKKRGANLGAIMTAQGVGAIIGLPLGGVFYDKLQPVGVQLGLGEAFGRYSPFLGCAVCIFIGWLLSVRVLKSHV; encoded by the coding sequence ATGGCAGTACCTGAAGCGGTCGAAAAACGGAAGCCCCTATTACGTCGACCAGCGGTCGCACGTCTGCTTCTCATCGCCCTTCTTGCCGAGATCGGCTACGCCGTTCTTAACCTATCTACGATGCCGGTCTACCTGCAGTTCGACCGCGGGTATTCGGCATCGGTCATCGGCGTGGTATTGGTTGCCTTCGTCCTCACTGAAGCCCTCTTCAAGAGCCCAATGGGGGCTCTTGCCGACAAGATCAGTCGTAAGCGGCTCGTCGTCATCGGCCCGGCCTTAACTGTATTCACGGCTTTGGCGACGTTGATCGTCCCCCACGATGTAGGCGCTTGGGAGACCATTGCTTTGGTTACTTTGCGCGCGTTCGACGGCATCGGGGCGGCGATGCTCTGGCCTGCTGCATTTGCGCTTATGGGCGATACCGTGGAGGATGATGAGCGACAGCAGGGCATGTCGCTGCTGAACTTGTGCTATCTCGGCGGTGTCGCGTTTGCTTTCCCTGTCGGCGGGTTCATGAACGATGTGATCGGCCCGCATCTGTCCACATTCACCGGGGAAAGATCGGCCTCGCTGTGGCTGGCGGCGATCCTCTTTGCCGCCGTCGCGGTTACCGCTTACTTCTTCCTGCCATCAGACACCAAACGCAGGAACGAGGCCAAGGCCGCTGGCGAACATCAAGAAGCCTCCTTCAAGGACCTCCTTCTTTCGATGCGCGACATTCCCCAGTACCTCGCGCTGGCTGTCGTGACGTTTATGGGCGTAGGCTTTCCGATGTCTATCGTTAAGCTCTTTGCCGAGGAGCAGTTTGGAATGTCGGAGTCCTCATTTGGGCTGATGGTCTTGCCAGCGGTCGCTGCGATGGCCCTGTTCAGCGTGCCCATGTCAAAGCTCGGAGAGCGAATCGGACGTGCTCGGGCCGTGCATGTCGGCCTGTTCTTGTGTATGGCTGGCACAACCGTTATCGCGCTAGGTGCCTTTCTCCCATTCATGCGATCGGCTTGGGTGATCGCTATCGGTGGTATGCCTGTCGGTATCGGATTCTTGCTCACGATTCCGGCTTGGTATGCCAGTGTTAGCGACCTTGACCCGAAGAAGCGCGGTGCAAACCTGGGGGCAATCATGACCGCGCAGGGTGTTGGCGCGATCATCGGCCTGCCCCTCGGCGGAGTCTTTTATGACAAGCTCCAGCCCGTTGGCGTCCAACTCGGACTTGGCGAAGCATTTGGGCGCTACTCACCCTTCCTTGGGTGTGCGGTTTGCATCTTTATTGGGTGGTTGCTTTCCGTTCGCGTCCTCAAGTCGCACGTCTAA
- a CDS encoding histidinol-phosphate transaminase, protein MALPIRKNILAMAPYSPGKPIDEVRRELGVEEVIKLASNENPLGPSPKAVQAMAQALTQLHLYPDAACFELKKVLCERFGVSPEQLLIGNGSDELIRMIGWVLIDSPEDEIITGDPSFVVYNHVAEEAPCKLIRIPVDSGLRIDLKAMAKAVTDNTKIVFIANPNNPTGTMVGKSEVDAFLSDVPSTVCVVLDEAYFEFAAGEPNYPNSLEYLKNGHNNVVGLRTFSKAYGLAGIRCGYGWASAELADALNRCRPPFNVNSLAQAAAIAALEDDEHLVKTLENNHQGATRMADAFRSVGATPYPTHANFILADMHTPAGPIFQAMLKQGVIVRSGEALGLPTFLRVSIGSDHEVDAFIEALHSTVHREVRA, encoded by the coding sequence ATGGCCCTTCCGATCCGAAAGAACATCCTGGCGATGGCCCCATATTCGCCTGGAAAACCGATCGACGAGGTCCGTCGTGAACTCGGTGTTGAAGAGGTCATCAAGCTCGCGAGCAACGAGAATCCGCTGGGCCCCTCTCCGAAAGCCGTACAGGCGATGGCCCAGGCCTTAACCCAACTTCATCTTTATCCAGATGCGGCCTGTTTTGAACTGAAAAAGGTTCTCTGTGAAAGATTCGGAGTGTCTCCAGAGCAACTTCTGATCGGCAACGGCAGCGACGAACTGATCCGCATGATCGGCTGGGTTTTAATCGACTCGCCCGAAGATGAGATCATCACAGGAGATCCTTCGTTCGTTGTCTACAATCACGTCGCCGAGGAGGCGCCTTGCAAGCTGATCCGAATCCCCGTCGACAGCGGATTGAGGATCGATCTTAAGGCGATGGCGAAAGCCGTCACCGACAACACCAAGATCGTCTTCATCGCCAACCCAAACAACCCCACCGGTACGATGGTGGGAAAGAGCGAAGTAGACGCCTTTCTGAGCGATGTTCCGAGCACCGTTTGCGTTGTGCTCGACGAGGCGTACTTCGAGTTCGCGGCGGGAGAGCCGAACTATCCCAACAGTCTTGAATATCTAAAGAATGGTCATAACAACGTGGTTGGCCTGCGCACCTTCTCGAAGGCATACGGATTGGCTGGTATTCGCTGCGGCTATGGCTGGGCGAGTGCCGAGCTCGCAGATGCGCTCAATCGATGTCGCCCGCCCTTCAATGTCAACAGCCTTGCTCAGGCAGCGGCTATCGCTGCGCTAGAGGACGACGAGCATCTCGTGAAAACACTCGAAAACAATCATCAGGGTGCAACGCGCATGGCAGACGCTTTCCGCAGCGTCGGCGCGACGCCCTACCCAACACATGCCAACTTCATCCTTGCCGACATGCACACGCCCGCTGGCCCTATCTTTCAGGCCATGCTCAAGCAGGGTGTGATCGTTCGATCCGGCGAAGCCCTCGGTCTGCCGACCTTTCTGAGGGTCAGCATCGGATCCGATCATGAAGTGGACGCCTTTATTGAAGCCCTGCACTCTACCGTTCATCGGGAGGTGCGCGCATGA
- the tkt gene encoding transketolase, with translation MNATLTSRDQLYVSSLRFLSVDQVEQANSGHPGLPLGAAPMAYVLWSRFLRFNPANPEWINRDRFVLSAGHGSALNYSLLHIFGYDLPLDELKRFRQLGSKTPGHPEYGLTTGIEATTGPLGQGFAMGVGMAIAERFLNARYGDVIDYHIYEIVSDGDLMEGVAAEAASLAGHLKLGKLVYLYDDNDISLDGPCSLSFSEDVKTRFEGYGWHVQRVEDGNDLVAIETAIANAKAETERPSLIQVKTHIGYGSPKQDSAKAHGSPLGAEATVATKEKLGWPTEPAFYVPEDVAALQAEARINGARLEADWRGAYDRYCAEEPTLASEIAALQRGEILGGWDAALDSLEFADKPIATRDAGKAALNAAAKEIPFLIGGGADLASSTKTIIDDSGNFSATERSGRNLWFGVREHAMGSAMNGIALTGLPVFGSTFLVFSDYMRGAIRLASLMKTKSLFVFTHDSVFVGEDGPTHEPIEHVMSLRLIPGLTVFRPADAYETAQAWKEALKLEGPSAIVLTRQVVPVLSADKETVQMGFEMGGYVLRDADNGKPDVTLIATGSEVSLALSAAEVLTSEGKQVRVVSMPSWELFDKQPEGYQESVLIPGSKRVSLEAGVGTGWQKYVGDGGRIVSIDRFGESAPGEVVYAHLGFTVERVVAEANALLASE, from the coding sequence ATGAACGCAACGCTGACTTCCCGGGATCAACTCTACGTCTCCTCTCTTCGCTTCCTGTCTGTCGATCAAGTAGAGCAGGCGAACTCCGGTCACCCAGGCTTGCCGCTCGGCGCAGCGCCGATGGCTTATGTCTTATGGAGTCGGTTCTTGCGCTTCAACCCCGCAAACCCAGAATGGATCAATAGAGATCGGTTTGTCCTCTCGGCAGGACATGGCTCTGCACTGAACTACTCGCTTCTCCATATCTTCGGCTACGACCTGCCGCTCGACGAATTGAAAAGATTTCGCCAGCTCGGAAGCAAAACGCCCGGACACCCCGAATACGGTCTTACAACGGGTATCGAAGCGACCACCGGGCCGCTCGGTCAAGGATTTGCCATGGGCGTGGGTATGGCCATTGCTGAGCGCTTCCTAAATGCGCGGTACGGCGATGTAATCGACTATCACATCTATGAGATCGTGAGCGATGGCGATTTGATGGAAGGCGTCGCGGCTGAGGCGGCCTCGCTCGCAGGACATCTCAAGCTCGGAAAGCTGGTCTACCTTTACGACGACAACGACATCTCACTCGACGGACCCTGCAGCCTGAGCTTCTCGGAGGACGTGAAGACACGATTTGAGGGCTACGGCTGGCACGTCCAGCGCGTCGAGGACGGCAACGATCTCGTTGCAATCGAAACCGCCATTGCCAACGCCAAGGCTGAAACCGAGCGTCCCTCCCTGATCCAGGTCAAAACGCACATCGGTTACGGCAGCCCAAAACAGGACAGCGCAAAGGCGCACGGTTCTCCTCTTGGCGCTGAGGCGACTGTTGCGACGAAGGAAAAGCTGGGCTGGCCAACCGAGCCTGCATTCTATGTGCCCGAAGATGTCGCCGCACTCCAAGCCGAGGCGCGAATCAACGGAGCGAGACTGGAGGCGGATTGGCGCGGGGCTTACGACCGTTATTGCGCCGAGGAGCCGACTCTCGCCTCGGAGATCGCAGCGCTCCAGCGCGGAGAGATTCTTGGTGGGTGGGACGCTGCGCTCGACAGCTTGGAATTTGCAGACAAGCCCATCGCTACCCGTGATGCCGGGAAAGCTGCATTGAACGCTGCAGCCAAGGAGATTCCGTTCTTGATCGGCGGCGGAGCAGATCTTGCCAGCTCCACAAAGACGATTATCGACGACAGTGGCAATTTCAGCGCGACCGAGCGTTCGGGCAGAAACCTGTGGTTTGGCGTGCGCGAGCACGCGATGGGGTCGGCAATGAACGGGATCGCCCTTACTGGGTTACCCGTTTTCGGATCGACGTTCCTCGTCTTTAGTGACTACATGCGCGGCGCGATCCGCCTCGCCTCGCTCATGAAAACGAAGAGTCTCTTCGTCTTCACTCACGACAGCGTTTTTGTCGGCGAGGACGGCCCCACCCACGAGCCGATTGAGCACGTGATGTCGCTGCGGCTTATCCCCGGTCTCACCGTTTTCCGGCCCGCCGATGCCTACGAAACGGCACAGGCATGGAAAGAGGCGCTCAAGCTTGAAGGACCCTCGGCGATCGTGCTTACACGTCAGGTTGTCCCCGTGCTTTCTGCCGATAAGGAGACTGTCCAGATGGGGTTTGAGATGGGCGGATACGTCTTGCGTGACGCCGATAACGGCAAGCCCGATGTAACGCTGATCGCCACGGGTTCAGAAGTGAGTCTGGCATTGTCGGCTGCTGAGGTCTTAACATCGGAAGGGAAGCAGGTGCGCGTCGTCTCTATGCCTTCATGGGAGCTGTTCGATAAGCAGCCAGAAGGGTATCAAGAATCGGTGCTTATCCCCGGCTCTAAGCGAGTCTCCCTTGAGGCAGGCGTGGGTACCGGATGGCAAAAGTATGTTGGTGATGGCGGACGAATCGTCAGCATTGATCGCTTTGGAGAATCCGCCCCGGGAGAAGTGGTTTATGCACATCTCGGGTTTACGGTAGAGCGTGTTGTCGCCGAGGCAAACGCACTCCTCGCGTCCGAGTGA
- the gmk gene encoding guanylate kinase, whose protein sequence is MPGKLVILSGPSGVGKDTVINAWRDANPRVERVVAYTTRQPRPGEIPDVDYHFVSVERFHKLAASGAFLEHKEVHGNFYATPLTDMETMLAEGKIAILKIDVQGALAVMELRADAISVFILPPSELELRRRIEGRGQDSPDVIEKRMRNALGEIALADRYLHRVVNDDLERCVGELEGIVGQGL, encoded by the coding sequence ATGCCCGGAAAGCTCGTCATCCTTAGCGGCCCCAGTGGGGTCGGAAAAGACACCGTAATCAATGCTTGGCGCGACGCCAACCCTCGAGTTGAGCGGGTTGTTGCCTACACCACACGACAGCCCAGACCGGGTGAGATTCCCGATGTCGATTACCACTTTGTTTCGGTGGAGCGCTTCCACAAGCTTGCAGCAAGCGGAGCATTCTTGGAGCACAAGGAGGTTCACGGTAACTTCTATGCAACGCCTCTCACCGACATGGAAACGATGCTTGCCGAAGGCAAGATTGCAATCTTGAAGATCGATGTTCAGGGCGCTCTTGCCGTGATGGAGCTGCGTGCGGATGCAATCTCTGTCTTCATCCTGCCTCCCAGCGAGCTTGAGTTGCGAAGACGGATCGAAGGTCGGGGGCAAGACTCCCCGGACGTGATCGAAAAGCGGATGCGGAACGCGCTGGGGGAGATTGCGCTGGCGGACCGGTATCTGCATCGGGTGGTGAACGACGATCTGGAGCGGTGTGTGGGGGAGCTTGAGGGGATTGTGGGGCAGGGGCTTTAG